A region from the Lolium perenne isolate Kyuss_39 chromosome 4, Kyuss_2.0, whole genome shotgun sequence genome encodes:
- the LOC127348049 gene encoding uncharacterized protein — MEAKGAAAASRVRLNGCGQGQSNLGHKGRPHIVAASLDGALAATPSHAVGNIATSLEGAFAATASDVVGSTVAASLEGALAATASHVVGSTVAASLDGALAATASHAVRTTVAAPPATASNAGGCIVQVSLSPCHTPVATPSPPSLTAPYLPDGPSPSCKLRQGLTNLPNGSQSLGGIPQQKENNATNKDDNSWLHRNGAYQMQQIAGRMRVVAMPLGQEPQTISTIARDSSQVTYPSIGSNQPQNTRTKCMSENAGQTNGELQSNEQADDPYGIFEPIFQQSNLEACEGTVQSEQGAFHEPDEEARIFPEQDVPFESKGKVSIVTPEVPEELKRLFTSQEDVDAKYFRENIRYFNSHFSFTSLGVTLDRRVSTAARTGVYTFRITAGLYHALDNLVAADNGPRHFQLYIYDTDENLIHRGNRSPDLNIELIRRILKILENNPYAQVFKSLGSIPNLDEYKISLNTDIKLDRRRYNAPTASQVAEIWVEGSDPQNCFDRSVVVHGKGDRPLYIRAYYGCYDPLSYPLFFPRGETGWNRWMPFVGPPDDTTQHLADNSSRQLNQAFDLPTDGDLIREEQFVNFAPDEANATNLPTGVDDAQDEDNATDLLEDDNEDNPDDDFGENEKNATHSRKFVSAREYYCFKVQWAVDMYIKIETMRLDWYSKPANQKIIRADLYQGLVDTVVAGESRGDRIGKRIVLPRTFPGGDRDMQRRFLDAMAIVQRWGKPDYFITMTCNPYWEEITERLFPGQLPQDRPDLVARVFKAEQRDLMDLLTKGKHFGEVAAYVHVTEFQKRGLPHEHILLIMKAKSKLATPDDYDRVISAEIPEQEKYTVLHDLVIKHMLHGPCGELKKNCPYMIDGQCRFHYPREFCDATQQGKDSYPIYRRRDNGRGVRIRGADLDNRWVVPYNPFLLMRYNCHINVEACSSIKAVKYLFKYIYKGHDKASFACEQDIINDGGTINEIRQYRDARFVSPPDAMHRLYGFKLFGVSPSVLQLQLHLENMHTVAFKASENLEDVVARPSSSKSMLTEYFEMNRKFPVARKWLYREFPEHYRCIDGNKKWQNRKNKRSQIGRLVYAHPAEGDRYYLRVLLSHVRGATSFDNLKTVNGKLCSSFREACEHLGLIEHDKTLDDCMTEAATFQMPCALRRLFATILVFCEATEIQRMWDKHLASMSEDYCLNQSNEAAIEQMVLRDIRDMLQSMGKDITSYGLPDLVDMDGSYHAEYREVVEERQVTADKEHLDLFGSLNSEQLTGFNDIMDHVTNKKGQIFFVDGPGGTGKTYLYKALLAKVRSMGLIAIATATSGIAASIMPGGRTAHSRFKIPIKLKDNSMCSFTKQSGTTELLKQASLIIWDEVAMTKRQAVETLDRSLQDIMECPLPFGGKVVVFGGDFRQVLPVVTRGTRAQITDATLLRSYLWQKTRKIRLTRNMRAHADPWFSEYLLRIGNGTEETIGDDYVRLPDDIVIGYTEDEKAINTLIENVFPSLHDNTRSREYMSARAILSTKNEHVDDLNDKMISRFPGKERLYHSFDSTEDDLQNNYTIDFLNSITPNGFPPHVLRLKANCPVILLRNLDPHNGLCNGTRLMIRAFQDNAIDAEIVGGQHAGKRRYLELYFSFPFCADGTSFMQRMLQLDIIITQLRCVIDIGMCRELMISWNHNN, encoded by the exons ATGGAGGCAAAGGGAGCGGCCGCTGCTAGCCGGGTACGGCTTAACGGCTGCGGCCAAGGGCAATCAAATTTGGGACATAAAG GCCGCCCCCACATCGTCGCCGCCTCCCTGGACGGCGCGCTCGCTGCCACACCCTCGCACGCTGTCGGCAACATCGCCACCTCCCTGGAAGGCGCATTCGCTGCCACCGCATCAGATGTCGTCGGCAGCACCGTCGCCGCCTCCCTCGAGGGCGCACTTGCTGCCACCGCATCACACGTCGTCGGCAGCACCGTCGCCGCCTCCCTGGATGGCGCACTCGCTGCCACCGCGTCACACGCTGTCCGCACCACCGTCGCCGCACCCCCTGCCACCGCCTCAAACGCCGGCGGCTGCATCGTCCAGGTCTCCCTGTCACCGTGTCACACGCCGGTGGCTACACCATCACCGCCGTCCTTGACAGCGCCGTACCTCCCAGACGGGCCATCGCCTTCCTGCAAGCTGAGACAAG GCTTAACGAATCTACCAAATGGTTCACAATCACTTGGAGGCATCCCACAACAGAAGGAGAATAATGCAACAAACAAAGATGATAACAGTTGGTTGCACAGGAATGGTGCATACCAAATGCAACAAATTGCAGGAAGGATGAGAGTTGTAGCGATGCCTCTTGGTCAGGAACCGCAGACAATTTCCACCATCGCACGGGATAGTTCACAAG TTACATACCCTTCTATTGGCTCCAATCAACCTCAAAATACCCGAACTAAATGTATGTCTGAGAATGCTGGTCAAACCAATGGAGAACTGCAAA GCAACGAGCAGGCAGATGATCCATATGGAATATTTGAGCCCATTTTTCAACAATCCAATTTAGAGG CTTGCGAGGGGACGGTGCAAAGTGAACAAGGTGCATTCCATGAGCCTGATGAAGAAGCTAGAATATTTCCTGAACAAG ATGTTCCTTTTGAATC AAAAGGAAAAGTCTCAATTGTTACTCCAGAGGTTCCAGAAGAGTTGAAACGGTTGTTTACAAGtcaagaggatgttgatgctaaaTATTTCAGAGAGAACATTCGGTATTTCAACTCGCACTTCTCATTCACAAGTCTAGGAGTCACCCTTGATCGCCGAGTCAGCACAGCTGCAAGAACTGGTGTCTATACATTCCGCATCACCGCTGGTTTGTACCACGCTCTTGATAATCTGGTGGCAGCTGATAATGGACCTCGGCATTTCCAGCTCTATATTTATGATACAGATGAAAACTTGATTCATAGGGGTAACAGGTCGCCAGATCTTAATATAGAGCTCATACGAAGGATTTTGAAAATACTAGAGAATAACCCTTATGCGCAGGTTTTCAAGAGCCTTGGGTCTATTCCGAATCTAGATGAATATAAGATCTCACTAAACACAGATATCAAGCTAGATCGACGAAGGTACAATGCCCCAACAGCTTCTCAGGTGGCAGAGATATGGGTTGAAGGAAGCGACCCACAAAATTGCTTTGACAGGAGTGTTGTCGTGCATGGAAAAGGAGACCGACCCTTGTATATTAGAGCATACTATGGTTGCTATGATCCATTGTCATATCCTCTGTTCTTCCCACGTGGGGAGACTGGTTGGAATCGTTGGATGCCATTTGTTGGGCCTCCCGATGACACGACCCAACATTTAGCAGATAATTCGTCAAGACAACTGAACCAAGCCTTTGATTTACCTACAG ATGGTGACTTGATTAGAGAAGAACAATTTGTGAATTTTGCACCAGATGAAGCCAATGCCACTAATTTACCTACAG GTGTTGATGATGCACAAGATGAAGACAATGCTACTGATTTACTTGAAG ATGACAACGAGGATAACCCAGATGATGATTTTGGTGAAAATGAGAAGAATGCAACACACTCTAGGAAATTTGTTAGTGCAAGGGAGTACTACTGCTTCAAAGTGCAG TGGGCTGTTGACATGTATATCAAAATTGAGACTATGAGGCTTGACTGGTACTCAAAACCGGCAAATCAGAAGATTATACGTGCTGACCTCTACCAG GGTCTTGTTGACACTGTTGTTGCTGGCGAGTCACGCGGTGATCGGATTGGCAAGAGAATCGTGCTTCCACGTACATTTCCTGGTGGGGATCGCGACATGCAGCGGAGGTTCCTGGATGCGATGGCCATAGTTCAGCGTTGGGGTAAACCAGACTACTTTATCACGATGACTTGCAATCCTTATTGGGAGGAGATAACCGAGAGATTGTTTCCTGGACAATTGCCACAAGACCGTCCAGACCTGGTGGCAAGAGTATTCAAAGCGGAACAACGAGATTTGATGGACTTATTGACTAAGGGTAAGCATTTTGGAGAAGTCGCAGCTTATGTTCATGTCACAGAGTTTCAGAAACGAGGTCTCCCGCATGAACATATACTTCTAATCATGAAAGCAAAAAGCAAGTTAGCGACCCCAGATGACTATGACCGGGTGATATCTGCAGAGATACCTGAACAAGAGAAATACACTGTTTTGCATGATCTGGTCATCAAACACATGTTGCACGGACCCTGTGGTGAGTTGAAGAAAAATTGTCCTTACATGATTGACGGACAATGCCGATTTCATTACCCACGAGAATTTTGTGATGCCACACAGCAAGGGAAAGACTCATATCCCATCTATAGAAGGAGGGACAATGGGCGTGGAGTTAGGATCAGAGGAGCAGATTTGGACAACAGATGGGTCGTCCCTTACAACCCCTTTCTGCTTATGCGATACAACTGCCACATTAATGTCGAAGCTTGCTCGAGCATCAAGGCAGTCAAGTACTTGTTCAAGTACATCTATAAAGGGCATGACAAAGCTTCCTTCGCATGCGAGCAGGATATCATCAATGATGGTGGAACCATCAATGAAATTCGACAATATAGGGATGCTCGCTTTGTATCTCCTCCAGATGCGATGCATCGGCTTTATGGTTTTAAATTATTTGGTGTAAGTCCATCAGTGCTGCAGCTGCAGCTTCATTTGGAAAACATGCATACAGTCGCATTTAAAGCAAGTGAAAATCTAGAAGATGTTGTCGCTCGACCATCTTCTTCCAAGTCCATGCTTACTGAGTACTTTGAGATGAACCGGAAGTTTCCGGTAGCACGGAAATGGTTGTATAGGGAGTTTCCAGAACATTATAGATGTATTGATGGAAATAAGAAATGGCAGAATAGAAAAAATAAGAGATCACAAATTGGAAGACTTGTGTACGCACACCCTGCTGAAGGAGATAGGTACTACTTGCGTGTGCTCCTAAgtcatgtccgaggagccacttCATTTGACAATTTAAAAACTGTAAATGGCAAGCTATGCAGTTCCTTCAGGGAAGCATGTGAGCACTTAGGCCTCATTGAGCACGACAAGACCCTTGATGATTGCATGACGGAGGCAGCCACATTTCAGATGCCTTGTGCCTTAAGAAGGTTGTTTGCAACTATATTGGTGTTCTGCGAGGCAACAGAAATCCAAAGGATGTGGGACAAACATCTAGCATCAATGTCTGAGGATTACTGTCTTAATCAATCAAATGAGGCAGCAATAGAGCAGATGGTCCTTAGAGATATCAGGGATATGTTGCAATCCATGGGAAAGGATATTACAAGCTATGGACTTCCGGATCTGGTTGACATGGATGGTTCTTATCATGCGGAGTATAGAGAGGTAGTAGAGGAGAGGCAAGTCACCGCAGACAAAGAACATCTAGATCTATTTGGTAGTTTGAACAGTGAGCAGCTGACTGGTTTCAATGATATAATGGATCATGTGACAAACAAAAAAGGTCAGATATTCTTTGTTGATGGTCCAGGAGGCACTGGCAAGACGTACTTATACAAGGCATTGCTTGCAAAGGTGCGTTCCATGGGCTTAATAGCAATTGCAACTGCTACATCAGGTATAGCGGCATCAATAATGCCTGGAGGCCGTACTGCACACTCCAGGTTCAAAATTCCAATCAAGCTCAAAGATAACAGCATGTGTAGTTTTACAAAGCAGAGTGGTACGACAGAGTTGCTAAAACAGGCGTCCTTAATAATTTGGGACGAAGTTGCTATGACCAAACGTCAAGCAGTTGAGACACTTGATAGATCGCTCCAAGATATAATGGAATGTCCTTTGCCATTTGGGGGAAAGGTTGTCGTCTTTGGTGGGGATTTCAGGCAGGTCCTTCCCGTTGTGACACGTGGGACAAGAGCACAGATAACGGATGCTACACTTCTGAGATCATATCTGTGGCAGAAGACACGCAAGATACGCCTCACACGCAATATGCGGGCACATGCCGATCCTTGGTTCTCTGAATACCTCCTAAGGATCGGCAATGGAACAGAAGAGACAATTGGTGACGACTATGTGCGTCTCCCTGACGACATTGTGATCGGCTACACCGAGGATGAAAAAGCTATTAACACGCTCATTGAAAATGTCTTCCCATCGCTACATGACAACACTAGGTCGAGAGAATACATGAGCGCACGTGCAATCCTATCTACCAAGAACGA